The Aphis gossypii isolate Hap1 chromosome 3, ASM2018417v2, whole genome shotgun sequence genome includes a region encoding these proteins:
- the LOC114126742 gene encoding ubiquitin carboxyl-terminal hydrolase 20-like isoform X2, whose translation MEDCSHFTVHHLSSIEKCAEFLQHHTGTLTCCVCKSKKPEVWFCISPDCLQAFCYDGGCDHSYLHFKENKTHCLHLSLPSMRLCCYLCVKECNIENNTRSLNGVRRGSNCSIEFCRNTAVANNSGESADEDSDDEYRLTKDHKPTGLTGLQNIGNTCYMNAALQALSNTPPLTDYFLTCFPEYPCHQSEKPLNLSRAYHRLIQEIWHTKRPGYVTPTSILYTMRSAYPMFRGFHQHDTQEFLRCFMDQLHEELKEPELEIVPSRRHSYKGTSRKQSLEQNHLAIPEEDNDECSDNDDELKSLTNADSSSEGVDEYETCDSGVSERSSLSEETSERMNLTKKLERHLFAKMNHGNKITMCQKNKKYHVKYNSIISEIFDGKLLSSVQCLTCNRVSSRVEAFQDLSLPIPTRDHVTVLHQSSTNLCSVHKLSDIYTNQQNWIFWFWDMMSKWIWGPTVGLHDCLAAFFSADELKGDNMYSCEKCKKLRNGIKFSKLLELPEVLCIHLKRFRHELMFSSKITSYVTFPIDGVDLRPYVHKDCTSQVTTYKLVSAICHHGTIGSGGHYTCYSLNPINEQWYEFDDQCVTLVSAETVRGSEAYVLFYKKNSPITNRIRTQMRQVQVNKSLPNCSQEACFISTRWLSKFNTFAEPGPIDNYDFMCHHNRVKPTHESQINHYATMVSGQIWDYLHSKFDGGPKCTNNQLQRCEVCYAEYIEMMLRNRAETETKNFAKLREESSSHDGLTEYAISMSWFKCWDSFLNGIISEPPGPIDNSKLIDKSDGQTLEADYVTVSEIQWEYLWKIYSGGPVVEIKELQVPVENIADANLNQTNTSLEKLCEVDEPIQEEPDKITFETEKLEISGQDPDDEPMTLITDEQQPECSVVKKIN comes from the exons ATGGAGGATTGTTCGCATTTCACTGTACATCATTTATCGTCTATTGAAAAATGTGCTGAATTCTTACAACAT cacACCGGTACTCTGACTTGCTGTGTATGTAAGTCAAAAAAGCCTGAAGTATGGTTTTGCATAAGTCCAGATTGTTTGCAGGCGTTCTGTTACGACGGAGGGTGCGATCACAGCTATCTTCATTTCAAA GAAAACAAAACTCACTGTTTGCATCTCAGTCTTCCTTCTATGCGCTTGTGCTgttatttatgtgttaaagAGTGTAACATTGAAAACAATACAAGATCATTGAATGGAGTACGCCGTGGTTCTAATTGTTCAATAGAATTTTGTCGTAATACTGCAGTAGCAAATAACAGTGGTGAATCTGCTGATGAAGACAGTGATGATGAGTATAGACTGACCAAAGATCATAAGCCCACCG GTCTTACTGGTCTACAAAATATTGGCAACACGTGTTATATGAATGCTGCACTCCAAGCGTTATCAAATACGCCACCATTAACTGATTACTTTCTAACATGTTTTCCCGAATATCCATGCCACCAATCAGAAAAACCTTTAAATCTATCCAGAGCTTATCATCGCCTCATTCAAGAAATATGGCATACCAAACGTCCTGGCTATGTCACTCCCACGTCAATTCTATATACAATGCGTAGT GCATACCCAATGTTCAGAGGATTTCATCAACACGACACACAAGAGTTTTTAAGATGTTTTATGGATCAGTTACATGAAGAACTAAAAGAACCAGAACTTGAAATTGTCCCATCTAGAAGACATTCATATAAAG gcaCTTCAAGGAAACAAAGTTTAGAACAAAATCATTTGGCTATTCCAGAAGAAGATAATGATGAATGCTCAGACAATGACGATGAACTCAAGTCTTTGACAAATGCTGATAGTAGCTCCGAAGGTGTGGACGAATATGAAACTTGTGATTCTGGTGTAAGTGAACGCAGTTCTTTATCTGAAGAGACATCAGAACGAATGAATTTGACCAAAAAACTAGAACGTCATCTGTTTGCTAAAATGAATcatggaaataaaataacaatgtgtcaaaaaaataaaaagtatcatGTTAAATACAACAGTATAATTTCGGAAATATTTGATGGAAAGCTTTTAAGTTCAGTTCAATGTTTAACGTGCAACCGG GTATCTTCAAGGGTTGAAGCCTTCCAAGATTTATCTCTTCCTATACCTACTCGTGACCATGTTACTGTTTTACACCAAAGTTCAACCAATTTGTGTTCAGTACACAAATTGTCAGACATATACACAAATCAACAA AATTGGATCTTTTGGTTTTGGGATATGATGTCTAAATGGATTTGGGGCCCAACAGTTGGTTTACATGATTGTTTAGCAGCATTCTTTAGTGCTGACGAACTTAAAGGTGATAACATGTATAG CTGCGAAAAATGCAAAAAGCTGCGTAACGGTATAAAGTTTTCTAAACTTCTCGAATTACCTGAAGTCTTGTGCATACATCTAAAGAGATTCAGGCATGAATTGAtgttttcatcaaaaataacTTCATATGTAACATTTCCTATCGATGGTGTAGACTTGCGACCATATGTTCATAAAG ATTGTACATCTCAAGTGACAACATACAAACTAGTATCAGCTATTTGTCATCATGGTACAATTGGTAGTGGTGGTCATTACACATGCTATTCATTAAATCCAATAAACGAACAATGGTATGAATTTGACGATCAGTGTGTCACTTTAGTATCAGCTGAAACTGTTCGGGGTTCAGAAGCATATGTTCTTTTCTACAA aaaaaatagtcCAATAACTAATAGAATTAGAACTCAAATGCGACAAGTTCAAGTGAACAAGAGTCTGCCCAATTGTTCTCAGGAAGCATGTTTTATTTCGACTAGATGGTTATCcaagtttaatacatttgcTGAACCAGGCCCTATAGATAATTATGATTTCATGTGCCACCACAATAGAGTAAAGCCGACTCATGAATCACAAATCAATCATTATGCTACAATGGTTTCTGGACAAATTTGGGATTATTTACATAGCAA aTTTGATGGTGGACCAAAATGCACCAATAATCAGCTACAAAGATGTGAAGTATGTTATGCTGAGTATATTGAGATGATGCTCAGGAATAGAGCTGAGACGGAAACAAAAAACTTTGCTAAACTCAGAGAGGAGTCAAGTTCacat gaTGGATTAACCGAGTATGCTATATCAATGAGTTGGTTCAAATGCTGGGATTCATTCTTGAATGGTATTATAAGTGAACCACCCGGGCCAATAGATAACTCAAAGTTGATTGATAAATCAGATGGCCAAACTTTAG AAGCTGACTATGTAACTGTATCTGAAATCCAATGGGAATACTTGTGGAAGATATACAGTGGTGGTCCTGTTGTTGAAATTAAAGAACTCCAAGTGCC GGTTGAAAATATTGCTGATGCTAATTTAAACCAAACTAACACTTCTCTAGAAAAACTGTGTGAAGTTGATGAACCTATACAAGAAGAACcagataaaa taacttTCGAGactgaaaaattagaaatatccGGTCAAGATCCAGATGATGAACCAATGACTCTTATTACAGATGAACAACAACCAGAGTGTTCAGTGgtgaagaaaataaattaa
- the LOC114126742 gene encoding ubiquitin carboxyl-terminal hydrolase 20-like isoform X1 — MEDCSHFTVHHLSSIEKCAEFLQHHTGTLTCCVCKSKKPEVWFCISPDCLQAFCYDGGCDHSYLHFKENKTHCLHLSLPSMRLCCYLCVKECNIENNTRSLNGVRRGSNCSIEFCRNTAVANNSGESADEDSDDEYRLTKDHKPTGLTGLQNIGNTCYMNAALQALSNTPPLTDYFLTCFPEYPCHQSEKPLNLSRAYHRLIQEIWHTKRPGYVTPTSILYTMRSAYPMFRGFHQHDTQEFLRCFMDQLHEELKEPELEIVPSRRHSYKGTSRKQSLEQNHLAIPEEDNDECSDNDDELKSLTNADSSSEGVDEYETCDSGVSERSSLSEETSERMNLTKKLERHLFAKMNHGNKITMCQKNKKYHVKYNSIISEIFDGKLLSSVQCLTCNRVSSRVEAFQDLSLPIPTRDHVTVLHQSSTNLCSVHKLSDIYTNQQNWIFWFWDMMSKWIWGPTVGLHDCLAAFFSADELKGDNMYSCEKCKKLRNGIKFSKLLELPEVLCIHLKRFRHELMFSSKITSYVTFPIDGVDLRPYVHKDCTSQVTTYKLVSAICHHGTIGSGGHYTCYSLNPINEQWYEFDDQCVTLVSAETVRGSEAYVLFYKKNSPITNRIRTQMRQVQVNKSLPNCSQEACFISTRWLSKFNTFAEPGPIDNYDFMCHHNRVKPTHESQINHYATMVSGQIWDYLHSKFDGGPKCTNNQLQRCEVCYAEYIEMMLRNRAETETKNFAKLREESSSHDGLTEYAISMSWFKCWDSFLNGIISEPPGPIDNSKLIDKSDGQTLEEADYVTVSEIQWEYLWKIYSGGPVVEIKELQVPVENIADANLNQTNTSLEKLCEVDEPIQEEPDKITFETEKLEISGQDPDDEPMTLITDEQQPECSVVKKIN, encoded by the exons ATGGAGGATTGTTCGCATTTCACTGTACATCATTTATCGTCTATTGAAAAATGTGCTGAATTCTTACAACAT cacACCGGTACTCTGACTTGCTGTGTATGTAAGTCAAAAAAGCCTGAAGTATGGTTTTGCATAAGTCCAGATTGTTTGCAGGCGTTCTGTTACGACGGAGGGTGCGATCACAGCTATCTTCATTTCAAA GAAAACAAAACTCACTGTTTGCATCTCAGTCTTCCTTCTATGCGCTTGTGCTgttatttatgtgttaaagAGTGTAACATTGAAAACAATACAAGATCATTGAATGGAGTACGCCGTGGTTCTAATTGTTCAATAGAATTTTGTCGTAATACTGCAGTAGCAAATAACAGTGGTGAATCTGCTGATGAAGACAGTGATGATGAGTATAGACTGACCAAAGATCATAAGCCCACCG GTCTTACTGGTCTACAAAATATTGGCAACACGTGTTATATGAATGCTGCACTCCAAGCGTTATCAAATACGCCACCATTAACTGATTACTTTCTAACATGTTTTCCCGAATATCCATGCCACCAATCAGAAAAACCTTTAAATCTATCCAGAGCTTATCATCGCCTCATTCAAGAAATATGGCATACCAAACGTCCTGGCTATGTCACTCCCACGTCAATTCTATATACAATGCGTAGT GCATACCCAATGTTCAGAGGATTTCATCAACACGACACACAAGAGTTTTTAAGATGTTTTATGGATCAGTTACATGAAGAACTAAAAGAACCAGAACTTGAAATTGTCCCATCTAGAAGACATTCATATAAAG gcaCTTCAAGGAAACAAAGTTTAGAACAAAATCATTTGGCTATTCCAGAAGAAGATAATGATGAATGCTCAGACAATGACGATGAACTCAAGTCTTTGACAAATGCTGATAGTAGCTCCGAAGGTGTGGACGAATATGAAACTTGTGATTCTGGTGTAAGTGAACGCAGTTCTTTATCTGAAGAGACATCAGAACGAATGAATTTGACCAAAAAACTAGAACGTCATCTGTTTGCTAAAATGAATcatggaaataaaataacaatgtgtcaaaaaaataaaaagtatcatGTTAAATACAACAGTATAATTTCGGAAATATTTGATGGAAAGCTTTTAAGTTCAGTTCAATGTTTAACGTGCAACCGG GTATCTTCAAGGGTTGAAGCCTTCCAAGATTTATCTCTTCCTATACCTACTCGTGACCATGTTACTGTTTTACACCAAAGTTCAACCAATTTGTGTTCAGTACACAAATTGTCAGACATATACACAAATCAACAA AATTGGATCTTTTGGTTTTGGGATATGATGTCTAAATGGATTTGGGGCCCAACAGTTGGTTTACATGATTGTTTAGCAGCATTCTTTAGTGCTGACGAACTTAAAGGTGATAACATGTATAG CTGCGAAAAATGCAAAAAGCTGCGTAACGGTATAAAGTTTTCTAAACTTCTCGAATTACCTGAAGTCTTGTGCATACATCTAAAGAGATTCAGGCATGAATTGAtgttttcatcaaaaataacTTCATATGTAACATTTCCTATCGATGGTGTAGACTTGCGACCATATGTTCATAAAG ATTGTACATCTCAAGTGACAACATACAAACTAGTATCAGCTATTTGTCATCATGGTACAATTGGTAGTGGTGGTCATTACACATGCTATTCATTAAATCCAATAAACGAACAATGGTATGAATTTGACGATCAGTGTGTCACTTTAGTATCAGCTGAAACTGTTCGGGGTTCAGAAGCATATGTTCTTTTCTACAA aaaaaatagtcCAATAACTAATAGAATTAGAACTCAAATGCGACAAGTTCAAGTGAACAAGAGTCTGCCCAATTGTTCTCAGGAAGCATGTTTTATTTCGACTAGATGGTTATCcaagtttaatacatttgcTGAACCAGGCCCTATAGATAATTATGATTTCATGTGCCACCACAATAGAGTAAAGCCGACTCATGAATCACAAATCAATCATTATGCTACAATGGTTTCTGGACAAATTTGGGATTATTTACATAGCAA aTTTGATGGTGGACCAAAATGCACCAATAATCAGCTACAAAGATGTGAAGTATGTTATGCTGAGTATATTGAGATGATGCTCAGGAATAGAGCTGAGACGGAAACAAAAAACTTTGCTAAACTCAGAGAGGAGTCAAGTTCacat gaTGGATTAACCGAGTATGCTATATCAATGAGTTGGTTCAAATGCTGGGATTCATTCTTGAATGGTATTATAAGTGAACCACCCGGGCCAATAGATAACTCAAAGTTGATTGATAAATCAGATGGCCAAACTTTAG aAGAAGCTGACTATGTAACTGTATCTGAAATCCAATGGGAATACTTGTGGAAGATATACAGTGGTGGTCCTGTTGTTGAAATTAAAGAACTCCAAGTGCC GGTTGAAAATATTGCTGATGCTAATTTAAACCAAACTAACACTTCTCTAGAAAAACTGTGTGAAGTTGATGAACCTATACAAGAAGAACcagataaaa taacttTCGAGactgaaaaattagaaatatccGGTCAAGATCCAGATGATGAACCAATGACTCTTATTACAGATGAACAACAACCAGAGTGTTCAGTGgtgaagaaaataaattaa